In Ruminiclostridium papyrosolvens DSM 2782, the following proteins share a genomic window:
- a CDS encoding recombinase family protein: MKSVNEKNKLVIDSRNAPVVKEIFSLYRKGYGYSAIANMLNQKGYPSPSSKNSEIPITPWNQVAVQRILCNRVYIGDTVQGVSEKISFKNKKTRRLPFDKWIITTNTHEPIISNEEFDEVQKLRAKKRSNQGYNRNVTHLLSNLVYCGKCGKAMYVRVRKDRPVGYICSSYSKKGCEACSSHYVTEESIIDIVTKELLELLSNNELIDNLNLNYSSEYVEKERLLHSIKRFEQQIIQKQKQQDILYNDRLEGRISEQLFYRMNQNLETRIATIRQEVEKLKKEETKQLDKEQLIKNFVTRIKTQGITRNIIELMVNKITIFDNKDVLPETDGTLEDTESGCIVIEYNYNNWKQQTDRK, translated from the coding sequence GTGAAATCGGTAAATGAAAAGAATAAGCTGGTAATAGACAGCAGAAATGCACCTGTTGTAAAAGAAATATTCAGCTTATACAGAAAGGGATATGGATATTCTGCCATAGCAAATATGCTTAACCAAAAAGGATATCCGTCGCCCTCGTCAAAAAATTCTGAAATACCTATAACGCCATGGAATCAGGTTGCAGTTCAGAGGATTTTATGTAACCGGGTATATATTGGAGACACGGTGCAGGGAGTCAGTGAAAAAATAAGTTTTAAAAACAAAAAAACCAGAAGGCTGCCCTTTGACAAATGGATAATAACAACTAACACACACGAACCCATAATATCCAATGAAGAGTTTGATGAAGTTCAGAAATTGAGAGCTAAAAAAAGGTCAAATCAGGGGTACAACCGTAATGTAACACATCTCCTGAGTAACCTTGTCTATTGCGGAAAATGTGGTAAGGCAATGTATGTCCGGGTCAGAAAAGACAGGCCGGTGGGCTATATATGCAGCTCCTATTCCAAAAAAGGCTGCGAAGCATGTTCAAGCCACTATGTTACGGAAGAGAGTATTATTGACATAGTAACAAAAGAACTGCTGGAACTCCTGTCAAATAACGAACTGATTGATAACCTGAACCTTAATTATAGCAGTGAATATGTAGAGAAGGAGCGTCTGCTGCACAGTATAAAAAGATTTGAACAGCAGATAATCCAAAAACAAAAGCAGCAAGATATTTTGTATAATGACAGGCTTGAAGGACGAATATCGGAACAGCTATTTTATAGAATGAATCAAAACCTTGAAACCCGAATTGCAACAATAAGGCAGGAAGTAGAAAAATTAAAGAAAGAAGAAACAAAGCAGTTGGATAAAGAGCAGCTGATTAAAAATTTTGTTACCAGAATAAAAACACAGGGAATTACCAGAAACATAATTGAATTAATGGTTAATAAAATAACAATATTTGACAATAAAGATGTACTCCCAGAAACAGATGGGACTTTGGAGGATACAGAAAGCGGCTGCATAGTAATCGAATATAACTATAATAACTGGAAACAGCAGACAGATAGAAAGTGA
- a CDS encoding recombinase family protein: MVKTCIYLRKSREDERMEKELGKGETLSKHRDDLLSFARNRELCIVNIYEELVTGESLLYRPAMLELLKDVEAGVYDAVLVMDLQRLGRGDMEEQGIILKAFKNTNTKIITPDKEYDLSNEFDEEYSEFEAFMSRKEYKMINKRLQRGIIHSVNSGNYNSPYPPFGYIIKQEKLGRTLEPHPQQSEILKCIFEWYVNESIGSQIIAQRLNNMGVKTNKSNNWTCQAVTAILKNPVYTGKIAWRKTTSNRLPKKKSKKTQPRQDWILADGKHPALISDSTYQKAQCIMNNNSKTHTKQSSGLQNTLAGIIVCGVCGAKMRYRPYLNSEPHLVCINKCGNKSSKFDYIENCVLSSLSEYLTEYTFQFSGELPQNNSSQSALKNSAAMLEKQLKETFLQKENVYGLLEKGVYSIEDFNQRLIRVNSKIDELRQSMSNINKLNNKALRQKPGNEEIQSGITKIIKIYKNLKNIEDKNVLLKSVLGKIEYFKGKDCRNDDFTLRIYPLI, translated from the coding sequence ATGGTAAAAACCTGCATTTATCTAAGAAAATCAAGAGAAGACGAGAGAATGGAAAAAGAACTGGGAAAAGGTGAAACACTTTCAAAGCATAGAGACGATTTGTTGAGTTTTGCCAGAAATAGAGAACTTTGTATTGTAAATATCTATGAGGAACTGGTTACAGGTGAAAGCCTCCTTTACAGACCTGCTATGCTGGAGCTTCTAAAAGATGTTGAAGCCGGTGTTTACGATGCTGTACTGGTAATGGATTTACAAAGACTTGGTCGTGGAGATATGGAAGAACAGGGAATTATTCTTAAAGCCTTTAAAAATACAAATACAAAAATTATAACACCGGACAAGGAATATGACCTTTCCAATGAGTTTGACGAGGAATACAGTGAATTTGAAGCTTTCATGAGCCGCAAGGAATACAAAATGATTAACAAGCGTCTTCAAAGAGGAATTATTCATTCAGTAAACAGCGGCAACTACAATTCACCCTACCCGCCCTTTGGCTATATTATAAAGCAAGAGAAATTAGGACGTACTTTGGAACCCCATCCCCAGCAGTCTGAAATTTTAAAGTGTATATTCGAGTGGTATGTAAATGAATCAATTGGCAGTCAAATTATTGCACAAAGGCTCAACAATATGGGTGTTAAAACAAATAAAAGTAATAACTGGACTTGTCAGGCAGTAACAGCTATTCTGAAAAATCCTGTTTATACCGGGAAAATAGCCTGGAGAAAAACAACAAGCAATCGTCTTCCCAAAAAAAAGAGTAAAAAGACCCAACCCAGACAGGATTGGATTCTGGCAGACGGAAAACATCCCGCACTGATTTCAGATAGTACCTATCAAAAGGCACAATGCATTATGAATAATAACAGTAAAACTCACACAAAACAGTCATCCGGCCTTCAAAATACTTTAGCAGGAATAATCGTTTGCGGAGTTTGCGGAGCTAAAATGCGATATAGACCATACCTCAATTCAGAGCCACATCTTGTATGCATCAATAAATGCGGTAATAAAAGCAGTAAGTTTGATTATATAGAGAACTGTGTGCTGTCGAGTCTTAGTGAATACCTGACTGAATATACTTTTCAATTTTCAGGAGAGTTGCCACAGAACAACAGCAGTCAGTCTGCTTTAAAAAATAGTGCTGCTATGCTTGAAAAACAGTTGAAGGAAACTTTTTTGCAAAAAGAAAATGTTTACGGTCTTTTGGAAAAAGGTGTTTATTCCATAGAGGATTTTAATCAAAGACTTATTAGGGTTAACAGCAAAATTGATGAACTCCGACAATCTATGTCTAACATAAACAAACTAAATAATAAAGCTCTTCGCCAAAAACCAGGCAATGAAGAAATTCAAAGTGGTATAACAAAAATTATTAAGATATATAAAAATCT